The DNA region TTGGGAGTATCAACGTTGTGGATACGGGCGTTCAGGATACGGGATTTGGcagaggttgaaggggtgGACCGTCTCTCTTATTGTTTTCACTtgtatcaccaccacatcatcagtCGATGCCGCCGTCACCATGAatatccctctccccatccactCATCACCGAGTCTGCGGAATCGGGAAAGCAGAGACTATCAcatcaaaaacaacacctccatcaGCAGCAATACCAGCACTCAAAGAACACCGCCACCGGCGGCCGAGGCTATCAATGGCCCGGTTAGGGAGGCGGCCAGAGGGTCAGCAGTTATCAACGACAAGTTAATCGTTGGTGTCGACTTTGGAACTACATTCTCAGGGTAAGCTtcaccccatcccaccaaaTCTCATCATATACATATCACTAACATTGCACACAGAGTAGCAGCAGTCTACACCGGCACCCCCGACGACATAGAAATCATCAAAACCTGGCCGGGCGGCAACGGCATCACCTCAGACAAGGTGCCCACCGAACTATCCTAcgacctccctcccaactcaCCCCCAGGCACCGCCCCAACGATAAAATGGGGGTTCCAGTTCAAACCAGAAGAGTCCCGCCTCCGGTGCATCAAGCTCTTTCTCGACCGCTCCCAGAAATTACCATACTATGTCTCACCCCTCGAAACCGCCGCCCAGCTTAAGAAGTTCAAGAAGACGGTCGCCGACGCCGTGAGTGATTACCTAACGCAGATATACAAACACACAATGGACACCCTCACACGAAGATACGGCGAGACGTTTATGGCCTCGACAAAGGTCAGTTTTGTTCTCACCTGCCCGGCGGTCTGGTCAGATGCTGCGAAGAACACTACTTTgcaggcggcggagagggccGGGATGGGGGCCGGGGGGCAGATTCAGATTATCAGTGAGCCCGAGGCGGCGGCCGTGTATACTTTGAAGGCGATACAGCCTAATCACTTGAAGGTTGGGGATAATTTTATTGTttgtgacggtggtggcgggacGGTCGAGTGAGTTCTTGCTGCTTTTGCAGTTACCCCTGAGCCcgggaaaaggggcaacgAAGCTGACAAAACACCCCAGCCTCATCGCCTACAAAATCGTCTCTCTAAACCCCATAAAAGTAGAAGAATCAGCCGTTGGAACCGGCGGGTTGTGCGGTAGCGCCTTTCTCAACTACCGGTTCGAGGAGCATGTCAAGTCCAGACTCGGACAGAGCAGGTTCGATGACATGAAGGCGAAAAGGGGCAAGACATGGCAGATGGGACTGCGGTATTTCGAGGAGTTTGTCAAGAGGAATTTCAACGAGGACGAACATCAGGAGGTCAATGTGCCGTACgtaccccttccccccctctcccctcaccctcatgGAGACctaaccaacaaccccctttAGGTTTCCTGGCCTTcccgacgacgaagaagccgGCCTCGACTCGGGCTTCCTCGTCATGACAGCCGACCAAATCAAAGAAATCTTCGACCCCGTCGTCAAAGAAGTCTGCGAACTCGTCCAAGGTCAAGTCGACAACCTCCGCGCGTTGGGGGGGATCGTCTCgggcatcatcctcgtcggtggCTTCGGACAAAGCGACTACCTCTACCGCAAGCTCAAGACTCACTTCACCAGcgccgccccccctccctatAGTGAGAGACCCTCCCAGGCCAACATCGACATGCGAGAGCGGCCCTCGGTGGAGGTGATGCAGCCAATATACGCCTGGACGGCCGTCGTCCGCGGCGCGGTTTTGCGCGGCTTGGAAGGTAACATGGTCATATCCCGAAAGGCGAGAATGCACTATGGCACGTCGTATGCGACTGTGTACGACGAGGAGAAGCACTCTGTAGCGGAGAGGTACTGGTCGCCGctgtgggagaggtggatgGTCAGTGACAGGATGCAATGGCATATTGCAAAGGTTAGTCTCCCACCCTCTCGTCCCCGTATTCCAGTTCCAACATACcaacaaaagagaaaaaaaaacagggAGAAGCGCTATCGCCCATGCAACCCATCGCCTTCCACTACACCCGCAACTTCCGCCCGGGGCAGTCGTTGGTCGTCACCGACGACCTCATCGCCTGCCAGGCTGATGAGCCGCCCAAGGCTTTTACTCGGGATCTGGTGCACGTCTGCACGCTGACCACGGACCTCAGCGCGGTGCCCAGGCATCTGTTCACCAGACTGACAACCACACGCGGTGTTGAGTTCGACAATCTGGATTTTACCCTCGAGATGATCGTTGACAGTGCGGGGCTGGGGTTCGAGCTCAAGGTTGACGGGGTGAGGTATGGGAGGGTAGATGCCGAGTTTCACTAGTTGGTCGGTTCTCTTGATGTTACTGGGGAGTAGGGAAGCAAGGCGTCTGCGGTCAGGTTATTGGTTTTTCGATACGGAGTTGGTTGCCCTTGCTTGAACctggacgaggagagggaagagatcATATATATATCGCACAGAACAGTCCTGGAACACAGAGTATGAATGAACCAGGGGATGATGTACTTGAACTGGTCTAGACAGGGAGTAACTAACCAATTTGCCTATGCTCTTTTGCATGTAGTATCCAGCCCCAGCCACCCCCCTCATGAAACTGCCTTGGAACAGAAGACTCGACATCCGCGCTGCCACGCATATGATTGCTCAACGGCAAAAGAATCACTCATTAACCATGCTATCTTGGtattcttttccttttgccttttctcctttttttattttgtGCCCGTGTCATGTCATCATAATTCATCCAAATGCCCCTTAAGACGGCAGGTTCGATGCCAAACCCCATCTCACAAAGTCCTGGAAAATCTCCATAAAATTGAAACAGAAGACATTCGCTGATGTTTACCAAGAGACAGGGAAAACCACAAAATTTAGCTCGACACAAGCGAGCGAGCTGGGAACGAAGTGGTGAAACCAATGGGTAAGAATTGTGTAGTGATGGGAAACCCATAACTGGCTCCAAGTAGAGGCAGCACTGTCTATCGGCGACGTTTCTCACCGATATTGTGAGCTTGCTGTCTAGGGTGATCAGGTCGGTTGGCAAACCGTGAACCTGACGTTGCCACTATATTGCTGGAAGAATGCTGAGGGAGATCGTCATACCCACAAAGGAGACGCATAAAATGGAGACGGGCACCTGGTATGCTCTACTCGGGAAGGATGTCATGGTCAGAAAATGAGCATGAGAAACCTGTAGGAAAGAAATGACGAACATCACCCGTACTCTGAGCATACATCATCAGCAGCTCAGGATTATCCAAAAAGGCAATCGCCTTTTGACGAAGCTCTCTGCTCGCGtaatcctccttctccggtCTGTAAATCACACCCCACCAATGTCAGTTATTCCACTTTCCCCATCTCACAACAAGTATGAAAAGCAAGAAAAgtctcacctccctccaccaccaccaccaccaccaccccccaatctcAACTTCGACGTCCCAATCCCACCCTCCCGATCACTCAAGTCACTCCCCTCAGACCCATCCCCCGAATTATAGGGGTCCTTCCCCCTCGCCTGACGATCGCGCATGGCAGAAGTGAAAGCGTcgccgtcgtcctcgtcgtcgtttgataatgacgacgatgaaAGTGATCCCGAGCTGGTCGTCGCCGTCGTGTTCATATAAGCTGAACTGAACTTCCTGTTGTTGAAGCTCTTATTGTGGAAATGTGCAaacgaggatgaagatggacctccaccaccgccgccgccaccgaagttgtggttgtggttgtggttgtaattgtggttgtgattgtggttgtggctgtggttgtggtgattgttgcccccaccaccacttcctcctcctactcCACCACCGGATGGGCCTCCTCCAGGTGACAGGGACATGGCTGTTGCTCTCGAGTCTCTGTGTGAGTGAGGTGCAAGTTGCTttgaatgaatgaatgaaaaaaagagaaaaaaaagatcgATAAAAGAACTGCTCCTTCTGAAAATATCAGACGACTCTGGCTTTTGGTGTTGCTCCCAGCTAATGATAAATCTttcaaaaagaaagaatCGCTCAAGTCCAATAAGGTAGGCAAGTTGAACAAGTGAAGTCGAGCAAGCACCACCCAGCTACCTCCAAAGGACCAGGAATGTGGGGCTAGCTTAAAGCCGTACCACAGCGCCTACCTCTACGTTCTCCTTCCCTCTCTGCCACTCAAATGTTTGCtctttccctcctctcctaCTAGCCAGCAGGTTGCTTGCCTCACTATGAAcgcaagaaagaaagaaagaaaaaaacgtaactgcacctcctcccactcccatcaACTGCATTGCAGATGCACGTCCCCGTTTTGGGGCAAACATTCACGCAATGGATGGGACGGAAAATGCTCTTTTGCCTTCCTACTTGTAGCCTTGGCACATATACATAGACAGTTGCTTCTTTCCAAACCTGACCTAACCAAACCAGTTTGGCCGGCTTCGGGTGACTCCATCAAAAGAGTCCCGAGTCCTGGTAAGACACGCAGCAAGAGAAAAACAGTATCGGGTACGGCTCCGTTGTTCTCTTCTCCCTTTGTTCTCTGTTGGTTCTTGTCCTACGAAAGGAAAGGCCAAAAGGCGAGTGCCGGGACGCATGGAGCTGAATCGGCAGCTACCCGATGGCTTGCCCCGCCCCCGCATATCGATACCTACATCATAAGCACCTTTTTCCCACAGGGTCACGCAAATTATGGCTATGGATTATGTTGTGCTATTACCGTAAATTTCTTGGCGACGATTGCATACCGCCAAAAAGATCACCTTGTGTGCCATGGTTATGCCATGTGGCTGGCCCAGCGGTTCACCGCTCTACCACCCAGCATCGAGCAAACACACCAGATGATAGCCTCATCGTCTTGCCGgtttccatccatccatcccttgGTATTGCTGCCCGGTTTGATCTTGCTTTTTCCTGTCCGCTTGCCTCTCCCTGCATTTCTTCACCACTTTCTTCCCCTTGTCCAGCTGAAGCCATCCCCACATCAGGAACTAGAAACCGTCTCGAAAAAAAATAGACAAAGCTAGAACCGGTCCCAGAATAAACCTAGAGACTTAACAACCTCTCCATACCAAACCCTCCTTAACAACTgcctctctcctcctcaagtaaaaatcccctcccccacaacccccaaaaccttcccccccaccgcAGTCACCAAAAAGTAAcaaaccctcacccccctctcatcccccccaacctcataaaccctcacatccccccccttcccaacctcccTAAccgcctccaaaacctcattattccccccctccgGATCCCAATCCACCGGATCTTTGATCTCCACCTTTGCCCCCTTGGGATCAGTATGCCCAATCATCCTcgcaaactcctcctcatccggcaagcccccatcaccctccaacctcaacgccaCAACCTCACACGGGCTTTCCGCCTCCGACGACGCAGCCGTATAAACCTTTCCTTCAACCGCCTGTTTCAGCTTCTCCGGAACCTCCACACCGGGGTCGACAAGTTTAAAGTGCTGTTTATCACTACTACTCGCGGCTTGGGTGGTAGTAGACGAAGAAGCGTTGGCCTTGTTCAAAAAGGCGAGGTAATCCTCGTCCGACATCTTGACGGCGGCAGTGCGGGAGAAGAATCGCTTCTGTCGGGGGAATCTTGACGCGGAGGAGGTAGATCGTAGTGTTTGTAGAAATGGAGCTGCGGTAGGTGTAGTGGCTAGAGCTAGGCAGGTAGCAGAGTGGTACGATCGAGCTGGTGGGAATCGTGAACAAGAAACACAAAGCTTTGTGTTCGAGTACGTCGAAGCGTTCTTGGTATGAGTCaaaaggaaagaagaaaatggAATCagaaagagggagggagcCTTGTGGGACAAAATAACTTGACTAATTCCGTTGAAAAGGGGCGCAATCATGGTCATGAGCAGCAAACCAAAGCCAGCAGTTCTCAAGTTGGGCAAAGGCCGATGATGTAACCGCAGTTTTGTCCCAGCTGGGAAGCTGTGACCAGTGAGCTGACGCGGGGCATCCCCAGAGGCAGTGTCAAGGACCCACTTTGATGCCATGGGGTGTGACCACTGACCAGAAGCTTGGAGGGGGCAAATTTCACATCGACCACTCGGCATACTCTAGATAGCTGAACAAAAAGGGTATATATTGATAGTAAAAAACACATCGACACATCACAAACAGTCAATGGCAATTGGTTCATTTTCCCATTCCTCTCCTGCAGCTCTAAACTAAGCTGATAATGCTAGGTAGAATCCCGTTATCCCGACCCAAAGCTGTGAAAACCGTGACACCATTGCCATTGAATGAACGATAAAATCAGAAACCGGACGCCGCTCATGAGCTGGCGGCCAAGTCCTTCTTGAGGGTACCCTGGTactgcttcttctccgcaGGGGTCTGGAAAGCACCGTGACCGAACTCGGAGGAGGTATCGATCCATTTGAGCTCGACCTTCTCGAGGGCTTTGCGGGAGGTGTGGATGAACATGGACTTGCGGAGGGTCATGATGCGCTTCTTGGTACCGGGGACGGAACCCTTGACCATGACGAAGTCGTTCTTGATCTCGCCGTAGCGGACGAAGCCACCCATGCTGCAATCTGTTAGTCTTGAGCTTTTTAAATTTCACCAAAAAGGGGTCAACATACGGAGTGATGGTCTTCTTGGTGACATCGATCTCAGTAGCGGCGTTgtcatcagcatcacccTTGCCGATGCGGTAAACCTTGTGGTTGACCGAGGTACGGTGGTGGTAACCCATCTGACCGGCACGGGCAACAGTCCACTGGACGTGGGAGGGATGCCAGGCACCGATACAGGCGACCTTGCGGAGACCCTTGTGAGTCTTGCGGGGAAGCTTCTTGGTGCCCCATCTGGCGGTGACACCGCTGAAACCGTGACCCTTGGTGACGGCGATAACGTCAATCATCTCGTCCTTCTCGAAGATGGTGTCGATGGAGACGGGCTTCTCGAAGAGGCCGTGGCCGAACTCGACCTTGTCGGCGACGGAGCCACCGTTGATCTGGATCTCCATGAGGtgggccttcttctgcttgagGGGGGTCTTGCGGATTTGGGTGTGGGCAAGAACGCGGACGACGGTGCAGTACTTCTTGATGCGCTCGAGCTCGCGGGTGATGGAGGCACCGCTGTTCTCGGAGTGCTTCTTGGCGTACTTGGTgaaagccttcttcttggacttgtaCCAGTTCTTGTAGAAGCGGCGCTTGACCTCATCGGACAAGTGCTCGGCCcagacggtggtgagggagcgGAGACCGCGGGGAGTCTCGATGTACTATTTCGTGTGTTAATTCGgccatctcttcttcttcctcaactgGACAGTAATGACTTACACCAACCAGACCCACAACAATCATCTGTAAAAGATGTTAGCCATTGACATAAATAGAGCCAAGCGGGCTGTGTTGCGCGTACAGGAGGAGTATCAATGATTGTCACAGCTTCCACCACttccttcttgttggccttggcacCGGGACGGTCCATGTCGCGGACGATGGTGGTCATGCCGGCCTTGTAGCCCATCGCGGCCGTCAGGTGGACGGGCTTCTTGGCGTCGTCCTTGGGGAAGCTGTCATGGTGCACAACAGTTAGCTTCCATCTCTTCGGCCGAGGCTGGTGTCTGAGGGGAGAAAGGTTTTCATATTCCACTTACGACTTGACCTTTCCTCTATGGCGGGCAGCGCGCTTGCGCGGCAGGTAGGCCAAAGAGCCATGGCGAGGGGCCTCGTACTCTGTTCGATGTTGTCAGTCCTCTGTCGCCGTTGGCAAACATCTCGCCCAGTCCCGATGCCACAATTGCAGTGCTCCAGATCTCCAGAGATGTTGTCGCAGAATTCGCCCATCGTGAAGCCCCGGCCACATCGAGATTGGGATCGAGACTGGGGGGATTCGAGGTTCGAAGAGAGGGCGCTACTCACTGCGGTGAGACATGGTTGCTGATGTCCTCGGTTTTACCGTGATGTGAAATGGAAAAATCCCCCAGGTCCGAACCACAAGAGCAGAAAAGTCGTCCTGAAATTTGGAGGTAGGTTGAATTTTTGTGTGGAAAATGGAGCTGGGCGCTCGGGCCAATTGCAGCGGAGCCCTAACTGGCTCAGCCCACTGAGAACTGCTCCTATTCTCAATCGCGCCCCACTCTGTGATGCCCCCAGCAAGGCTTTTCGCTGGACGACTGCTCCGAGTGCTGGTCACGTGACCGCCATGCCATGCTCATACGCCATACCAAACTTTGGCTTTTCTCAAATATCAAGCTAAAAGACAGTCACAAGCTGCCCGTGAAACTCTTTCAAACAAGGAAAATGTTGTGGATAGCAACTAAACTACTGCGACCATGCCTGATCGCCCTGTGAAGCAACGCTTCGAAAGAAGAGTCCATACATgacaaaacaccaaacccaACGAACTACTACCCCGAAGATGTTGCCCACCGCCAAATAAAGCTTTTGAAGCTCTCCATTCCTATCCGATTCCACATGTACATTCCCAGTTGCGACAATGGCACATGACCCTGCCTCCCCTACACTCCATGCCCCGAACTTACTCTACGAAAACACGAAACCAACCGCTCCCTCGCCTAACACACGAAAGGAAACAAGCCAAATATGCGTGAGCAAACGCTGGTATAAGACGCACAAAACAGAGCGCCCTCGGTGACAAAGAAAATCAAGTCGTGACTAGAAAACGGCCGATCGGTTCGTCCTAATTGCTCTCGACCTTTTGGCTCATGATGCCATTGAtgctggcgctggtgggTGTTCCATTCTTCATCTCAGCTGTCGCTGAACTGGGACAAGAAGCAGGCCCGGAGATGATGTCACCCTTTttatcctcttcctcactgTCATCGTAGTCCTCATTGACATGCATTTTTCGGGCGGCGCGCTCGGGCTCATTCgccgggggtgggtgaggggcCGGAGGATGCGAATGCTCTATCCGCCTTTCCTCTTGCACCGGGGGATAGTCTTTGTGGCTCGGTCCGGGCTGAGGACCAGGTCCATCGTGGATGATGCCCTGCATCGAGGACGGGCCCTGCTGCATTGGGGGCAGATGAGCAGGGACAGAATGTGActggggatgatgggcagCCTCAGATGGGTGATACCCTTCGTTGCCATGACGCTGCTCCTCCGCCCGGCGAATCTCTTCAGCTCGTCTTTGTTCCTCTACGCGTCTGTGGTCCTCCATACGCCGCTCGTCGAACCGGTGGGCTTCCGATGAGTTGCGACGATATTCAGGGCGCGGAGGAGTAGAAGGGCGGCGGTGCCGCAGATCTTCCATGCGTCCGCGCGACTCCTCCGTGGCAGGCTTCTTAGACTCGCGATCATCCTCCCACTCACGCATGCGCTTGGGGCCAACCGAGGGAGGGCGTGGGTCATGTTGCTCCCGGTGATGGGGACCGTCGAGAGGCATGccttgatgaggaggatgagggacaCCAGGCTCAGGACCATTGGGTCCAGCCTGCTCAGACGGGTGCGGGGGGTAAGGAGGTTGATGCTGGGGATAGGCCGACTTTGGTGAAGGCATACGGTTGTCATGCATGGGGGCCCGGCCGTCATTTCTCGGGCTATTGGTGCGGTATGGCATGAGAGGATTCGGGGCCCCTCCATTTGGAGGTGCGTTGCTCGGTTGAAGAACGGCGGCGGGTGCGTGTCCTCCATAGTTCGGGTTTCGCACACGCGGTGGAGGTCCAGCcatctggggaggaggcggctgttgttgctggggagggggaggaggcgggggagctGCGTAGTGACCCGGGGGAGGCGAAGGACCACGCCTGTGCGGCTCCAGACCTCTGCTTGCCTCCTGGTACGGCctcggctgctgctcctgtcTCGGGCTGGGCGGGCGTTGCATGGGAGGAGCTTGACCCCGGAATTGCTCGCTTCGGTCGGAAGCATATGGGTTGGGGGGCTGCGGCGGAGGATTGATCTCGGCAACACGGCCAGCCCACGAGTTGGGACCGCCCGGTCCAGCACCATTGTGCATCGGCTGTGGGGGTTGCGACTGCGGCGGCGGGCCGGAGCCAGCCCACTGAGGACCTGGAGGACCAACTGCACCTGCAGCCTGATAAGCTTGTGGGTGAACATCAGTGGGAG from Podospora pseudocomata strain CBS 415.72m chromosome 3, whole genome shotgun sequence includes:
- a CDS encoding hypothetical protein (COG:O; EggNog:ENOG503P1XI), with product MNIPLPIHSSPSLRNRESRDYHIKNNTSISSNTSTQRTPPPAAEAINGPVREAARGSAVINDKLIVGVDFGTTFSGVAAVYTGTPDDIEIIKTWPGGNGITSDKVPTELSYDLPPNSPPGTAPTIKWGFQFKPEESRLRCIKLFLDRSQKLPYYVSPLETAAQLKKFKKTVADAVSDYLTQIYKHTMDTLTRRYGETFMASTKVSFVLTCPAVWSDAAKNTTLQAAERAGMGAGGQIQIISEPEAAAVYTLKAIQPNHLKVGDNFIVCDGGGGTVDLIAYKIVSLNPIKVEESAVGTGGLCGSAFLNYRFEEHVKSRLGQSRFDDMKAKRGKTWQMGLRYFEEFVKRNFNEDEHQEVNVPFPGLPDDEEAGLDSGFLVMTADQIKEIFDPVVKEVCELVQGQVDNLRALGGIVSGIILVGGFGQSDYLYRKLKTHFTSAAPPPYSERPSQANIDMRERPSVEVMQPIYAWTAVVRGAVLRGLEGNMVISRKARMHYGTSYATVYDEEKHSVAERYWSPLWERWMVSDRMQWHIAKGEALSPMQPIAFHYTRNFRPGQSLVVTDDLIACQADEPPKAFTRDLVHVCTLTTDLSAVPRHLFTRLTTTRGVEFDNLDFTLEMIVDSAGLGFELKVDGVRYGRVDAEFH
- a CDS encoding hypothetical protein (EggNog:ENOG503P5XT), which translates into the protein MTMIAPLFNGISQVILSHKAPSLFLIPFSSFLLTHTKNASTYSNTKLCVSCSRFPPARSYHSATCLALATTPTAAPFLQTLRSTSSASRFPRQKRFFSRTAAVKMSDEDYLAFLNKANASSSTTTQAASSSDKQHFKLVDPGVEVPEKLKQAVEGKVYTAASSEAESPCEVVALRLEGDGGLPDEEEFARMIGHTDPKGAKVEIKDPVDWDPEGGNNEVLEAVREVGKGGDVRVYEVGGDERGVRVCYFLVTAVGGKVLGVVGEGIFT
- a CDS encoding hypothetical protein (EggNog:ENOG503PIGQ) translates to MSLSPGGGPSGGGVGGGSGGGGNNHHNHSHNHNHNHNYNHNHNHNFGGGGGGGGPSSSSFAHFHNKSFNNRKFSSAYMNTTATTSSGSLSSSSLSNDDEDDGDAFTSAMRDRQARGKDPYNSGDGSEGSDLSDREGGIGTSKLRLGGGGGGGGGGRPEKEDYASRELRQKAIAFLDNPELLMMYAQSTGDSIPGARLHFMRLLCGYDDLPQHSSSNIVATSGSRFANRPDHPRQQAHNIGEKRRR
- the RPL3 gene encoding 60S ribosomal protein L3 (EggNog:ENOG503NUF5; COG:J), which codes for MSHRKYEAPRHGSLAYLPRKRAARHRGKVKSFPKDDAKKPVHLTAAMGYKAGMTTIVRDMDRPGAKANKKEVVEAVTIIDTPPMIVVGLVGYIETPRGLRSLTTVWAEHLSDEVKRRFYKNWYKSKKKAFTKYAKKHSENSGASITRELERIKKYCTVVRVLAHTQIRKTPLKQKKAHLMEIQINGGSVADKVEFGHGLFEKPVSIDTIFEKDEMIDVIAVTKGHGFSGVTARWGTKKLPRKTHKGLRKVACIGAWHPSHVQWTVARAGQMGYHHRTSVNHKVYRIGKGDADDNAATEIDVTKKTITPMGGFVRYGEIKNDFVMVKGSVPGTKKRIMTLRKSMFIHTSRKALEKVELKWIDTSSEFGHGAFQTPAEKKQYQGTLKKDLAASS
- the SSN6_1 gene encoding glucose repression mediator protein (BUSCO:EOG09261RFF; COG:S; EggNog:ENOG503NVJD), whose protein sequence is MANHHPSPPMQMRIHHPPPGAVGPPGPPPPLAASRQTSTLLQMNEVVWIQLGNLAERMGNLEEAMTCYERALTANPNSINALNALSVVLRTQENFPKAAEYLHAIIKLDGNNGEAWGSLGHCYLMMDDLQQAYQAYQNALLKLPNPKEPRLWYGIGILYDRYGSLEHAEEAFAEVMAMDPQFDKAHEIYFRLGIIYKQQQKYTQSLDCFRYIVTSPPAPLTEEDIWFQIGHVHEQQKDFDNAKAAYHRVLERDPNHAKVLQQLGWLHHNQSQSFASQDRAIEYLEKSVAADNSDAQSWYLLGRCYMQQQKYPKAYEAYQQAVYRDGRNPTFWCSIGVLYYQINQYRDALDAYSRAIRLNPFISEVWYDLGTLYESCNNQIADALDAYQRAAELDPNNPHVKSRLQLLRSGGQNGAPPGQAPTPTDVHPQAYQAAGAVGPPGPQWAGSGPPPQSQPPQPMHNGAGPGGPNSWAGRVAEINPPPQPPNPYASDRSEQFRGQAPPMQRPPSPRQEQQPRPYQEASRGLEPHRRGPSPPPGHYAAPPPPPPPQQQQPPPPQMAGPPPRVRNPNYGGHAPAAVLQPSNAPPNGGAPNPLMPYRTNSPRNDGRAPMHDNRMPSPKSAYPQHQPPYPPHPSEQAGPNGPEPGVPHPPHQGMPLDGPHHREQHDPRPPSVGPKRMREWEDDRESKKPATEESRGRMEDLRHRRPSTPPRPEYRRNSSEAHRFDERRMEDHRRVEEQRRAEEIRRAEEQRHGNEGYHPSEAAHHPQSHSVPAHLPPMQQGPSSMQGIIHDGPGPQPGPSHKDYPPVQEERRIEHSHPPAPHPPPANEPERAARKMHVNEDYDDSEEEDKKGDIISGPASCPSSATAEMKNGTPTSASINGIMSQKVESN